Proteins encoded by one window of Musa acuminata AAA Group cultivar baxijiao chromosome BXJ2-9, Cavendish_Baxijiao_AAA, whole genome shotgun sequence:
- the LOC135623397 gene encoding putative disease resistance protein RGA1, which yields MEKYFRHMIWVCVSDDFSVERITKEIVESATQRKCDSMNFDTLQKNLKRLTSDRFLLVLDDVRNAEKHKWESLCAPLRWGVAGSKILVTTRSTKIADIVGHEQPIHLKCLDEESCWEFFKKCAFGSQNLGDHPQLEAIAKKIVRKLGGLPLAARTLGALLSVRMEEQHWRSIMECEIWELPQDEDDVLPVLQISYQYLPAHLKRCFAFCSLFPKDYRFNEDRLIQIWMAEGFIEPPGNMRMEDLGRNYFQELVSRSFFQKSQNPHWSYYEMHDLIHDLARLISAGESSRLRNDNSREFCSTLRHLSVFAKDVESERLMEFPYPYKLRTLMLSSERRVKSYLLPLHLLERLKNIRVLTLQNCSMKKLPETIDDLIHLRYLDISENTSIQRLPESLCDLHNLQTLILQGCQLQSFPQGMSKLIKLRKIHAEDEIISKINEVGKLTSLQELTAFSVLKDQGHQIAQLSGLTQLHGTLRIRNLENVGSKEEARKAGLNNKAYLVELELEWVSDQHSNLQNNQLLVSEEVLEGLQPHQALKTLVIRGYNGARSPSWLEAKLLPNLETLTLQNCKRWNDFSCIGPIPRLKVLLMEGMSAEKVTGHGFFGATEQGKCFPMLEELVFRDMAALEELSWNDGGALFPCLSKLEIQECPKLQRLSPLPPSLTELQLGQVGLTEFTGLWEGIDGSSMIPESNLRNIKTIDIWGCEELVSLPVKRFRELTSLENLSIQSCPVLMSMTRDEDIELLLPPSVKQLDLIDCGDLGKSLPACLHNITSLTGLEIGRCPYLMSLPREQMLHLKQLECLSIKHCDELTSVEGLRVLNSLRFLTIFRCPKLLANEGDRQGEVLPLEQLEVDDTALLKLWPIRDALQSVRHLAIKSSPQTAMFDGEEQELLRSLTGVRNLQFSGCGNLQTLPTELHAIRFLRTLWIEECPEIRSLPEKGLPTSLMYLQFDGCHPMLTEQLEKQVAEMKSSGRWW from the coding sequence ATGGAGAAATATTTCAGACATATGATTTGGGTGTGTGTATCCGATGACTTCAGTGTGGAAAGGATTACCAAAGAGATCGTCGAGTCTGCAACCCAGAGAAAGTGTGATTCCATGAATTTTGACACCCTTCAAAAGAATCTAAAGCGGTTGACATCAGATCGATTTCTACTCGTCCTCGATGACGTGCGCAATGCGGAGAAACACAAATGGGAGAGCTTGTGTGCGCCATTGAGATGGGGAGTAGCGGGAAGCAAGATTTTGGTGACGACTCGCTCGACAAAGATCGCAGACATAGTCGGCCACGAGCAACCGATCCATCTAAAATGCCTGGACGAGGAGAGCTGCTGGGAATTCTTCAAGAAGTGTGCATTCGGATCACAAAACCTCGGAGACCATCCACAGCTGGAAGccattgccaagaagatcgttcgcAAGCTGGGCGGGTTGCCACTTGCAGCAAGAACGCTGGGGGCGCTGTTGAGTGTGAGGATGGAAGAGCAGCATTGGAGAAGCATCATGGAGTGTGAAATCTGGGAACTACCACAAGACGAAGATGATGTCCTGCCAGTCCTCCAGATAAGCTATCAGTATCTTCCTGCACACCTCAAGCGCTGCTTCGCTTTCTGCTCCCTGTTCCCCAAAGATTACCGATTTAATGAAGATCGCCTGATTCAGATTTGGATGGCAGAGGGCTTCATCGAACCCCCAGGAAACATGAGGATGGAGGATTTAGGACGCAATTACTTCCAAGAGCTAGTCAGCAGATCTTTCTTTCAGAAGTCACAAAACCCTCATTGGAGTTACTATGAGATGCACGATCTCATACATGATCTTGCGCGATTGATCTCCGCGGGTGAGTCTTCCAGGCTACGCAATGACAACTCACGCGAGTTCTGTAGCACGCTTCGTCATCTCTCGGTCTTTGCCAAGGATGTGGAATCAGAAAGGCTAATGGAGTTCCCTTACCCTTACAAATTGAGGACCCTAATGTTGTCGTCGGAACGAAGAGTCAAGAGCTATTTGCTGCCTCTTCACTTGCTGGAAAGACTAAAGAACATTCGCGTGCTGACTCTGCAGAACTGCAGCATGAAGAAGTTGCCTGAGACGATTGATGACCTGATACACCTACGGTACCTCGACATTTCGGAGAATACTTCGATTCAGAGGCTGCCCGAGTCATTGTGTGACCTCCACAATCTGCAAACACTGATACTACAGGGCTGTCAGCTACAGAGCTTCCCACAGGGCATGAGCAAGCTGATCAAGCTGAGGAAAATTCATGCAGAAGACGAGATCATTTCCAAGATAAACGAGGTTGGAAAGCTAACTTCTCTTCAAGAACTAACGGCATTCAGTGTGCTGAAGGATCAGGGGCACCAAATCGCACAACTCAGCGGTTTGACGCAGCTCCACGGAACCCTTCGGATTAGAAATCTGGAGAACGTTGGGAGCAAAGAGGAAGCAAGAAAGGCTGGACTGAACAATAAAGCTTACCTCGTTGAATTAGAGCTGGAATGGGTGTCTGACCAACACTCCAACTTGCAGAACAACCAGTTGCTTGTCTCTGAGGAGGTACTTGAAGGTCTGCAACCACATCAAGCTCTCAAAACACTGGTAATCAGAGGGTACAATGGTGCCAGATCTCCCAGTTGGCTGGAGGCAAAACTGCTACCCAACTTGGAAACACTTACACTACAAAACTGTAAAAGATGGAATGATTTTTCATGCATCGGACCGATCCCGCGTCTCAAGGTCCTTCTCATGGAGGGCATGTCGGCAGAGAAAGTGACAGGCCATGGCTTCTTCGGTGCAACAGAACAGGGCAAGTGTTTCCCTATGTTGGAAGAGCTTGTGTTCCGAGACATGGCGGCATTGGAAGAGTTGTCTTGGAACGATGGCGGAGCATTGTTTCCCTGCCTGAGTAAACTCGAAATACAAGAATGCCCCAAGCTTCAGAGgttgtctcctcttcctccttcgcttaCAGAACTTCAGTTAGGACAAGTTGGGTTGACAGAATTTACCGGACTATGGGAAGGAATCGATGGAAGCAGCATGATTCCGGAGAGCAACCTACGAAATATCAAAACTATTGACATATGGGGATGTGAAGAACTAGTGTCGCTGCCGGTGAAGAGGTTTAGAGAACTCACCTCCCTCGAGAACCTGTCAATACAAAGCTGCCCTGTGCTCATGAGCATGACACGAGATGAGGACATTGAACTACTGCTGCCGCCCTCAGTGAAGCAACTAGATTTGATCGACTGTGGGGATCTCGGCAAAtccctgcctgcctgcctgcacAACATCACCTCGCTGACCGGATTGGAGATAGGTAGATGTCCATACTTGATGTCTCTTCCAAGGGAGCAGATGCTCCACCTGAAACAACTCGAATGTCTGAGCATCAAGCATTGTGACGAGTTGACATCTGTGGAGGGGCTACGAGTTCTCAACTCCCTCAGATTTTTGACCATCTTCAGATGCCCCAAGCTTCTGGCGAACGAAGGGGACCGGCAAGGGGAGGTCTTGCCACTGGAGCAATTAGAAGTCGACGACACTGCGCTGCTCAAACTGTGGCCCATAAGAGATGCGCTGCAGTCGGTCCGTCATCTCGCAATCAAATCCTCACCACAAACGGCGATGTTCGACGGGGAGGAGCAGGAGTTGCTCCGAAGCCTCACGGGTGTCAGAAACCTGCAATTCTCCGGTTGCGGGAATCTCCAAACCCTGCCGACAGAGTTGCATGCCATTCGATTCCTTCGGACGTTATGGATCGAAGAATGTCCGGAGATCCGATCGCTGCCGGAGAAGGGGCTGCCCACGTCCCTCATGTATCTACAATTCGACGGTTGCCATCCCATGTTGACGGAGCAGCTGGAAAAGCAGGTGGCGGAGATGAAGAGCTCAGGTCGATGGTGGTAA
- the LOC103997660 gene encoding 15.4 kDa class V heat shock protein, whose product MELYYPIQSSWPLFPAPHFFSSSDSATRQNYVHWTETPESHRFSADLPGVRKEEIRVEVEDSRYMVIRTERRDDDGLGEPAQRERRGFVRKFRLPETVDIDGITAAYEDGVLTVTVPRLVSRRRLQLDLEDLADASHAVARAA is encoded by the exons ATGGAACTCTACTACCCGATCCAGTCCTCATGGCCCCTCTTCCCCGCTCCTCACTTTTTCTCGTCATCGGACTCCGCCACTCGGCAAAACTATGTGCACTGGACGGAAACGCCCGAGTCGCATCGCTTCAGTGCAGACTTGCCAG GGGTGAGGAAGGAAGAGATCAGGGTGGAGGTGGAAGACTCGCGGTACATGGTGATCAGGACGGAGCGGCGGGACGACGACGGCCTCGGCGAGCCGGCGCAGAGGGAGAGGAGGGGATTCGTCAGAAAGTTCCGGTTGCCAGAGACGGTGGACATCGACGGGATCACGGCGGCGTACGAGGATGGCGTCCTGACGGTCACCGTCCCGAGATTGGTGAGTCGCCGGAGGCTCCAGCTCGATCTCGAGGATTTGGCAGATGCGAGCCATGCGGTGGCCCGCGCCGCTTGA
- the LOC135624023 gene encoding uncharacterized protein LOC135624023 translates to MGNCVGLQKRVGGVDEDDFWGAMGQKSSGRRGTQQDEAKLFLEPEGEEGGAGSTEIKIRISKKQLEELLRGTRGKERPLQQLLADLISTGETWEHHDQETHWRPSLQTIPEVPE, encoded by the coding sequence atggGGAACTGCGTCGGCTTGCAGAAGCGGGTCGGTGGGGTCGATGAGGATGATTTCTGGGGAGCCATGGGGCAAAAGAGCTCCGGGCGTCGCGGAACGCAGCAGGATGAAGCCAAGCTTTTCTTGGAACCGGAGGGGGAGGAGGGAGGCGCCGGCTCGACCGAGATCAAGATCAGGATCAGCAAGAAGCAACTGGAGGAGCTGCTACGAGGAACAAGAGGCAAAGAACGGCCGCTTCAACAACTCCTTGCCGATCTCATCAGCACGGGCGAGACCTGGGAACACCATGATCAAGAGACGCACTGGAGGCCGAGTCTACAGACCATACCTGAGGTACCCGAGTAA
- the LOC135583054 gene encoding probable nucleoredoxin 2 isoform X2, whose amino-acid sequence MEAPTVTGVASATGDGGLSALLSTEFLICPSGNKFYSSMPWPAVPFSDINSKRSLSHKFQIEGIPALIILKPGGGLIQTEGVEILYRYGLQAFPFTSERIAELEAEEKRKYASQTLEKLLAISGKNHMIKRNDQVTFSSLVGKTVGLYFAAQWCPPCLKFTSRLMSIYNHLQERREEFEVVFVSMDRDEAGFLQYFSGMPWLALPYGEESSKALARYFDIQEIPMLVIIGPDGKTVTKGGRNLINLHMEMAYPFTEAHIRLLQEKMDEEAQRYPTSFKHDGHRHVLNLVSEKSGGGPYICCACDEQGLGWAYQCLACGYEIHLKCGREVKEDTGGRC is encoded by the exons ATGGAAGCTCCAACAGTAACAGGGGTGGCCTCTGCGACAGGGGACGGTGGCCTCTCCGCTCTCTTATCCACAGAGTTCCTCATCTGTCCATCCGGGAATAAG TTTTATAGCTCGATGCCATGGCCTGCAGTACCCTTCAGTGATATAAACTCCAAGAGAAGTCTGTCTCATAAATTCCAAATTGAAGGCATTCCAGCACTAATTATCCTCAAACCAGGTGGTGGCTTAATTCAGACAGAAGGAGTGGAGATCTTGTACCGCTACGGACTTCAGGCTTTCCCTTTTACATCCGAAAGGATCGCAGAATTGGAGGccgaagaaaagagaaaatatgcATCTCAAACCTTAGAGAAGCTCCTAGCGATCAGTGGTAAAAACCACATGATCAAACGCAATGACCAG GTAACTTTTTCGAGTTTGGTGGGAAAAACAGTAGGCCTGTACTTCGCAGCTCAATGGTGCCCTCCATGTCTGAAATTTACCTCAAGGCTGATGTCCATATACAATCACCTCCAGGAAAGACGCGAAGAGTTCGAAGTTGTGTTTGTTTCTATGGACAGAGATGAGGCAGGATTCTTGCAATACTTCTCTGGCATGCCATGGCTCGCATTGCCCTACGGTGAAGAGTCTTCGAAAGCACTAGCTCGGTATTTCGATATCCAAGAGATTCCTATGCTTGTTATAATAGGCCCTGACGGGAAAACAGTCACAAAGGGAGGAAGGAACCTAATAAACCTGCATATGGAAATGGCATATCCATTCACCGAAGCTCACATTAGGTTGCTCCAAGAAAAAATGGATGAAGAAGCTCAGCGATACCCAACTTCTTTCAAACATGACGGTCACCGTCACGTACTTAATTTGGTTTCAGAGAAATCAGGAGGTGGCCCTTACATATGCTGTGCATGTGATGAGCAGGGCTTGGGTTGGGCATACCAATGCCTCGCATGTGGCTATGAGATACATCTTAAATGCGGCCGTGAGGTTAAGGAAGACACAGGAGGCAGATGCTGA
- the LOC135583052 gene encoding MYB-like transcription factor ETC1: MADLDRSSEDVSMDSKGGNCQISKMDFSEDEEKLIARMYNLVGQRWSLIAGRIPGRTAKEIEKYWTSRYSTTSE, from the exons ATGGCAGATTTGGATCGATCATCTGAGGATGTTTCTATGGATTCTAAAG GAGGAAACTGCCAAATTTCCAAGATGGATTTCTCAGAGGATGAGGAGAAACTCATTGCCAGGATGTATAATTTGGTTGGACAGAG GTGGTCACTGATTGCTGGAAGAATCCCTGGAAGAACAGCTAAAGAAATTGAGAAGTACTGGACCTCAAGATACTCAACAACAAGTGAATGA
- the LOC135622946 gene encoding protein DETOXIFICATION 40-like gives MAGDHGGEATHGSSRRLESILTDLTMPWPRRLWSATTVEMQLLFPLAAPAVVVYMLNNLLSLGTQVFSGHLGNLELAASSLGNNGIQIFAYGLMLGMGSAVETLCGQAYGAHKYEMLGIYLQRSTVLLMATGIPLAVVYAFSRPLLLLLGQSPEIATAASIFVYGLIPQIFAYAANFPIQKFLQAQSIVTPSACISAGALAVHLVLSWVVVYKVGLGLLGASLVLSLNWWIIVAAQFLYIVTSRRCRFTWTGFSWQAFAGLPEFFKLSTASAVMLCLETWYYQIMVLIAGLLKDPQLALDSLTVCMSIAGWAFMISVGFNAAASVRVGNELGAGHPKSAEFSVVVVTVLSLIISLIVATIMLCLRHYISYAFTEGETVARAVSELSPLLAATLVLNGIQPVLSGVAVGCGWQAIVAYVNVGCYYFVGIPLGILLGFKFDLGAKGIWGGMLGGTLMQTFILIWVTFRTDWNKEVEQAMRRLDKWEDTKQPLLSNLD, from the exons ATGGCCGGCGATCATGGCGGTGAAGCCACACACGGCTCCAGCCGCCGGCTGGAGAGCATACTTACAGACCTAACTATGCCATGGCCTCGCCGACTCTGGTCAGCCACCACCGTCGAGATGCAGCTTCTCTTCCCCCTCGCTGCTCCCGCCGTGGTCGTCTACATGCTGAACAACCTTCTCTCGCTCGGCACTCAGGTCTTCTCCGGCCATCTCGGAAACCTCGAGCTCGCCGCCTCCTCCCTCGGAAACAACGGGATCCAAATCTTCGCCTACGGCCTCATG CTAGGGATGGGGAGTGCCGTAGAGACGCTGTGCGGACAAGCCTATGGCGCGCACAAGTACGAGATGCTCGGCATATACCTGCAGCGCTCGACGGTGCTCCTGATGGCGACCGGAATACCACTCGCGGTGGTATACGCCTTCTCGAGGCCGCTACTACTACTCCTGGGGCAATCGCCAGAGATCGCAACGGCCGCGTCGATATTCGTGTACGGCCTCATCCCGCAGATCTTCGCCTACGCCGCCAACTTCCCGATCCAGAAGTTCCTGCAGGCTCAGAGCATCGTGACGCCGAGCGCGTGCATCTCCGCCGGCGCGCTGGCGGTGCACCTGGTGCTGAGCTGGGTGGTGGTGTACAAGGTTGGTTTGGGCTTGTTGGGGGCCTCCCTGGTGTTGAGCCTGAACTGGTGGATCATAGTTGCGGCCCAATTTCTCTACATCGTGACGAGCCGGCGGTGCCGGTTCACGTGGACCGGGTTCAGCTGGCAGGCGTTTGCCGGCCTGCCAGAGTTCTTCAAGCTGTCGACGGCGTCGGCGGTGATGCTCTGCCTGGAGACGTGGTACTACCAGATCATGGTCTTGATTGCTGGTCTGCTGAAGGATCCTCAACTGGCCCTGGATTCACTCACGGTGTG CATGAGCATTGCCGGGTGGGCGTTCATGATCTCAGTCGGCTTCAATGCAGCTGCCAG CGTGAGAGTTGGCAATGAGCTCGGCGCCGGTCATCCGAAGTCAGCGGAATTCTCGGTGGTGGTGGTAACAGTGCTGTCTCTCATAATATCCTTGATAGTAGCTACGATCATGCTCTGCCTTCGCCACTACATCAGCTATGCTTTCACGGAGGGTGAGACGGTGGCCCGTGCTGTCTCCGAGCTCTCCCCCCTGCTCGCCGCCACCCTCGTTCTTAATGGCATCCAACCTGTGTTGTCCG GTGTGGCTGTCGGGTGCGGATGGCAAGCAATTGTAGCATACGTAAATGTGGGATGCTATTACTTTGTAGGAATTCCACTTGGCATTCTCCTTGGCTTTAAGTTTGATCTAGGAGCAAAG GGCATATGGGGAGGCATGCTTGGCGGAACACTCATGCAGACCTTCATTTTGATTTGGGTTACTTTCCGCACAGATTGGAACAAAGAG GTGGAACAAGCCATGAGAAGACTAGACAAATGGGAGGACACGAAGCAACCTCTGCTGAGCAATCTTGACTAG
- the LOC135622947 gene encoding TORTIFOLIA1-like protein 1 produces MATSSISRPSSKLSKSPSPSHNPSNSSSSSKSQSSSSLSSHLAMVELKSRVLSALSKLSDRDTHQIAVDDLEKIIRTLPADGVPMLLHALIHDPSMPSPSPQDPPGSKNPSFLVGRRESLRLLALLCASHTDAASAHLPRIMAHIVRRLKDPASDSSVRDACRDAAGSLAALYLRPSLAAAAAPVDGAGSGGPSPVVALFVKPLFEAMGEQNKAVQGGAAMCLAKVVESAGGGGVGGGGQREEGRVMTTGVVFQKLCPRICKLLGGQSFLAKGALLSVISSLAQVGAISPQSMQQVLQTIRECLENSDWATRKAAADTLCVLASHSSHVLGDGATATITALEACRFDKVKPVRDSMMEALQLWKKIRGDGTLADTKDSRSSDLTDNEEKEDHKRFNPSKKLESLKISSAGFSSSESDSVSKENGTNMLEKATVLLMKKAPSLTDKELNPEFFQKLEKRSLDDFPVEVVLPRRCLQSSHSQCEEGSEVTCNDSTGTSNCDGAALQESDDTHGYNTANYRNEDKRPGPYKKVQDLDNFARDKWTEQRGSKAKESKAKVLNVEDTTEVCQKDPSPGRTNVPRSDANTDGSFMSNRANWTAIQRQLAQLERQQASLMNMLQDFIGGSHDSMVTLENRVRGLERVVEEMAHDLAMSSGRRVGNMMLGFDKSPGRSSSKYNGLHDYSSSKFGRVGERFHLSDGLVTGVRGRDSPWRSESEAWDSYGYVASRNGVMNTRRGFGAVPVDGRLHKTEHDTDQVSGRRAWNKGPGPFRLGEGPSARSVWQASKDEATLEAIRVAGEDNGTSRNAARVAVPELDAEALTDDNPGPDKGPLWASWTRAMDSLHVGDIDSAYEEILSTGDDLLLVKLMDKSGPVFDQLSGEIASEVLHAVGQFILEQSLFDIALNWLQQLSDLVVENGADFLRVPLEWKREILLNLHEASALDLPEDWEGAAPDQLMMHLASAWGLNLQQLVK; encoded by the exons ATGGCTACTTCTTCCATTTCCAGACCCTCTTCGAAGCTCTCCAAGTCCCCATCCCCATCCCATAACCCCTCcaattcctcctcttcttccaaatcccaatcttcttcctccctttcctCCCATCTTGCAATGGTGGAACTCAAATCGCGGGTCCTGTCGGCGCTGTCGAAGCTTTCCGACCGCGACACCCACCAGATCGCGGTCGACGACCTGGAGAAGATCATCCGGACCCTCCCCGCCGACGGCGTCCCCATGCTCCTCCACGCCCTCATCCACGACCCCTCCATGCCCTCGCCCAGCCCCCAGGACCCGCCCGGGTCCAAGAACCCCTCCTTCCTCGTGGGTCGCCGCGAGTCCCTCCGCCTCCTCGCGCTCCTCTGCGCCTCCCACACCGACGCCGCTTCCGCGCACCTCCCTAGGATCATGGCCCACATCGTCCGCCGCCTCAAGGACCCCGCCTCCGACTCCTCCGTTCGCGACGCCTGCCGTGACGCCGCCGGTTCGCTCGCCGCGCTCTATCTCCGTCCCTCGCTCGCCGCGGCGGCCGCTCCTGTGGACGGCGCTGGCAGCGGAGGACCGTCTCCGGTGGTGGCGTTGTTCGTGAAGCCATTGTTTGAGGCCATGGGGGAGCAGAATAAGGCGGTGCAGGGCGGGGCTGCCATGTGCCTCGCGAAGGTGGTCGAGTCTGCTGGAGGTGGCGGCGTCGGCGGTGGTGGGCAAAGGGAGGAGGGAAGGGTGATGACGACAGGAGTGGTTTTCCAGAAGTTGTGCCCTAGGATCTGTAAGCTGCTTGGTGGCCAGAGCTTTCTAGCTAAAGGAGCATTGCTTTCAGTCATCTCTAGCCTTGCTCAG GTAGGAGCAATCAGTCCTCAGAGCATGCAACAAGTGCTGCAAACTATTCGTGAATGTCTTGAGAATAGTGACTGGGCTACCCGTAAGGCAGCTGCTGATACACTCTGTGTGTTGGCCTCTCACTCAAGCCATGTTCTTGGTGATGGGGCTACAGCAACCATAACTGCTCTTGAGGCCTGCCGTTTTGATAAG GTAAAACCTGTTAGAGATAGCATGATGGAGGCACTGCAGCTATGGAAGAAGATTAGAGGAGATGGGACTTTGGCAGACACAAAAG ATTCTAGAAGCTCGGACTTAACTGATAATGAAGAAAAGGAAGATCATAAAAGGTTTAACCCTAGCAAAAAGTTAGAATCTTTAAAAATTTCATCTGCTGGATTTTCATCTAGTGAAAGTGACTCTGTCTCCAAAGAAAATGGCACCAACATGCTAGAGAAAGCAACAGTGCTTTTAATGAAAAAAGCACCATCATTAACCGATAAGGAGTTGAATCCAGAATTCTTCCAAAAGCTAGAGAAGAGGAGTTTGGATGACTTTCCTGTTGAAGTGGTGCTACCTCGTAGGTGCTTACAGTCTTCCCATTCTCAATGTGAAGAAGGATCAGAAGTAACTTGTAATGATTCGACGGGCACATCAAACTGTGATGGAGCAGCACTCCAGGAATCAGATGACACTCATGGATATAACACTGCCAATTACCGGAATGAAGATAAACGACCAGGGCCTTACAAGAAGGTGCAGGACTTGGATAATTTTGCTCGGGACAAATGGACAGAGCAAAGGGGATCTAAGGCAAAAGAATCAAAAGCAAAAGTTTTGAATGTTGAGGACACAACTGAAGTCTGTCAGAAAGATCCTTCTCCTGGTCGTACAAATGTCCCTAGATCTGATGCCAACACTGATGGGTCTTTTATGAGCAATAGGGCGAATTGGACTGCGATACAGAGGCAGTTGGCTCAATTAGAGAGGCAACAAGCCAGTCTCATGAATATGTTACAG GACTTCATTGGTGGCTCCCATGATAGTATGGTAACTCTAGAAAATAGAGTTAGGGGTCTTGAGAGAGTTGTTGAAGAAATGGCTCATGATTTGGCTATGTCATCTGGAAGGAGAGTTGGAAATATGATGCTGGGATTTGACAAATCTCCAGGAAGGTCTTCAAGCAAGTACAATGGCCTTCATGATTACTCCAGCTCAAAGTTTGGCAGAGTTGGTGAAAGGTTTCACTTGTCAGACGGTTTGGTAACTGGTGTTCGGGGAAGAGATTCTCCGTGGAGGTCGGAATCTGAAGCATGGGATTCCTATGGATATGTAGCTTCAAGAAATGGTGTTATGAACACTAGGAGAGGGTTTGGTGCTGTTCCGGTGGATGGTAGGTTACACAAAACCGAGCATGATACTGATCAAGTCAGTGGTAGGCGGGCTTGGAACAAAGGACCAGGACCGTTTAGGCTTGGTGAAGGGCCTTCTGCAAGAAGCGTTTGGCAAGCCTCAAAGGATGAGGCTACTCTTGAAGCTATCAGAGTAGCTGGGGAAGACAATGGAACATCCAGAAATGCAGCACGAGTAGCTGTACCAGAATTAGATGCTGAAGCTTTAACAGATGATAATCCAGGGCCCGACAAGGGTCCACTTTGGGCGTCTTGGACTCGTGCCATGGATTCACTTCATGTTGGTGACATTGATTCAGCTTATGAAGAGATTCTATCTACTGGTGATGACTTATTACTTGTAAAGCTAATGGATAAATCAGGTCCAGTTTTCGACCAGCTCTCTGGTGAAATAGCAAGTGAAGTCTTGCACGCAGTTGGGCAATTTATTCTGGAGCAAAGCTTGTTTGATATAGCATTGAATTGGCTTCAACAG TTGTCAGATCTTGTTGTAGAGaatggagccgacttccttagagTCCCCCTCGAATGGAAGAGAGAGATTTTGTTAAATCTTCATGAAGCTTCTGCACTTGACCTACCAGAGGATTGGGAGGGGGCAGCACCAGACCAATTAATGATGCATTTAGCATCAGCCTGGGGTCTCAACTTGCAACAGCTTGTCAAGTAG
- the LOC135583054 gene encoding probable nucleoredoxin 2 isoform X1 yields MEAPTVTGVASATGDGGLSALLSTEFLICPSGNKVNPKDIEGKTIGLYFAANWFQKCVSFTPVLVSVYHKLMEQELPFEIVFVSSDENQSSFEQFYSSMPWPAVPFSDINSKRSLSHKFQIEGIPALIILKPGGGLIQTEGVEILYRYGLQAFPFTSERIAELEAEEKRKYASQTLEKLLAISGKNHMIKRNDQVTFSSLVGKTVGLYFAAQWCPPCLKFTSRLMSIYNHLQERREEFEVVFVSMDRDEAGFLQYFSGMPWLALPYGEESSKALARYFDIQEIPMLVIIGPDGKTVTKGGRNLINLHMEMAYPFTEAHIRLLQEKMDEEAQRYPTSFKHDGHRHVLNLVSEKSGGGPYICCACDEQGLGWAYQCLACGYEIHLKCGREVKEDTGGRC; encoded by the exons ATGGAAGCTCCAACAGTAACAGGGGTGGCCTCTGCGACAGGGGACGGTGGCCTCTCCGCTCTCTTATCCACAGAGTTCCTCATCTGTCCATCCGGGAATAAG GTTAATCCTAAAGACATAGAAGGAAAGACCATTGGTTTGTACTTCGCTGCAAATTGGTTCCAAAAATGTGTTTCATTCACCCCAGTTTTGGTCAGTGTTTACCACAAGCTAATGGAGCAGGAATTACCATTTGAAATTGTGTTTGTGTCGTCTGATGAGAACCAGTCCTCCTTTGAGCAGTTTTATAGCTCGATGCCATGGCCTGCAGTACCCTTCAGTGATATAAACTCCAAGAGAAGTCTGTCTCATAAATTCCAAATTGAAGGCATTCCAGCACTAATTATCCTCAAACCAGGTGGTGGCTTAATTCAGACAGAAGGAGTGGAGATCTTGTACCGCTACGGACTTCAGGCTTTCCCTTTTACATCCGAAAGGATCGCAGAATTGGAGGccgaagaaaagagaaaatatgcATCTCAAACCTTAGAGAAGCTCCTAGCGATCAGTGGTAAAAACCACATGATCAAACGCAATGACCAG GTAACTTTTTCGAGTTTGGTGGGAAAAACAGTAGGCCTGTACTTCGCAGCTCAATGGTGCCCTCCATGTCTGAAATTTACCTCAAGGCTGATGTCCATATACAATCACCTCCAGGAAAGACGCGAAGAGTTCGAAGTTGTGTTTGTTTCTATGGACAGAGATGAGGCAGGATTCTTGCAATACTTCTCTGGCATGCCATGGCTCGCATTGCCCTACGGTGAAGAGTCTTCGAAAGCACTAGCTCGGTATTTCGATATCCAAGAGATTCCTATGCTTGTTATAATAGGCCCTGACGGGAAAACAGTCACAAAGGGAGGAAGGAACCTAATAAACCTGCATATGGAAATGGCATATCCATTCACCGAAGCTCACATTAGGTTGCTCCAAGAAAAAATGGATGAAGAAGCTCAGCGATACCCAACTTCTTTCAAACATGACGGTCACCGTCACGTACTTAATTTGGTTTCAGAGAAATCAGGAGGTGGCCCTTACATATGCTGTGCATGTGATGAGCAGGGCTTGGGTTGGGCATACCAATGCCTCGCATGTGGCTATGAGATACATCTTAAATGCGGCCGTGAGGTTAAGGAAGACACAGGAGGCAGATGCTGA